CTCGAATCCGAACTGTTCGTAGAAGGTGTTTCCCGGCTCGTTCTCGGCGAGAACCATCGCGTTGATTCGGTCGACGCCTTCGGTAGAGAGGTCGCCACGTATTCGTTCGAGCAACTCGGACCCGACGCCCTGCCGTCGGTGGTCGGGGTGGACGTACAGACGGAGGATGTACCCCTCGTGTTCGTCGTTGCTCCACGTCGCGTGAGCGAATCCGACAACCGATTCGTCGCGTTCGGCGACGAGCACGAGTGACCGCGCCGGGAGCAGCGCATCCGCGATTTGCTCGTGTGCGTACCAGTCTTCGACACCCGCGTCGATAGTCTCGCGTGTCAGTATCTCCGGGTAGTCAGTCTCCCACGACCGTTTCGCCACCCGTCGAATCGCCTCGATGTCGTCCTCGGTGGCCGCTCGTATTGGCATGAGAATAAGTACCACGGGTACACCGATATTCCTTCCCTTCAGCACGGACTGCGAGATTACCGCTTCGCCAACACCGTTTCGCCCGCTCGAACCGACTCGCCTTTCTCCACGACGATGTCGTCCGAACTGAACCCCTCGGGCAACAGCACGTCCGCCCGAGAGCCAAAGTCGATGTGGCCAATCTTGTCGCCGCGTTCGAGGTCGTCTCCAGCGGAAACGTACGGGTGTATTCGCCGGGCGAACGCACCCGCAATCTGGGACACCTCGTACTCGCCGTCGTCGGATTCGACGGTGATATCGACGCGCTCGTTCTTGTCCGAGTCTTTCGAGAACGCCGGTTTGTGCGCACCGGGACGGTGCGTCACGTCCTGAACGGTTCCGGAAACGGGGGCGCGGTTGACGTGAACGTCGGTGACGTTCATGAACACCCCAACACGAATCCGGCCGTCTTCGACGCGAATCACCGAAACGTGGCCGTCGGCGGGTGAGATGATACCCGATTCGGCGGGTGGCGACCGGTCCGGGTCACGGAAGAACCACAGAACGAACACGCCGACGCCGAGGAGGACGGCACCTACCGGTGGGAACACGAACGTTGCGACTGCCGCGCCGAGGAATGCAGGAACGGCAAACCGTCGATAGCCGGGGGCGAACTGCATCTATGCCTCACCACGGACGTCGGCGCCCCAACTCGTCAGGAGGTGCGTGATGTGCAGACGGTCGTCGATACCTGTCGAGAGGTCCAGATCCACCTGGCCGGCGATTTCGTGGAGGCGCGCGAGTTCGCCGTCCGCGAAGCGTTCGGGAGTGGCGTCCGCGACACGGAGGACGTCACGGAGGAGTTCCTGCCCCTCGTAGCCCTCGTCGTCGAGGAGCGTCGTAATCGTCTTGCGGGCGTCCTTAATATCGCCGTCGCGAGCGTTGATGAGGAGCGTCTTCAAGTCGTCGTCGAAGCCGACGTCGCCGAGCGCGGCGTGGACCGTCGACATGGTGACTTCGTCCGCCTCGTTGGCCGTTCGCTGGGCCGAGAGGATGGCCTTGCGAATGTTCCCACCGGAGGCGTCGACGAGGAACTGGAGGCCGCCAGCGTCGTAGTCGATACCCTCGGCATCGAGGATGTCCGCGACGAGGGCTTCGAGCGCGTCGTCGTCCGGTGCGGGCATCGGGATGGGGAAACACCGCGAGCGAATCGGTGGGATGAGTTTCGACGGCTGGCGCGTGGTGATGACGAACTGCGTCGTTCGGTGGTGTTGTTCCATCACCCGGCGGAGCGCCTGCTGGAAGTCCTCGCGGATGGCCTCGGCGTTGTCGAGGACGATGGTCTTGTACTCACCCGACATCGGGGCGTAACTGGCCGACTCCTTGAGCACGCGATTTATCATATCGCGTTTCGCCATGCGACTCCGGCCGTCGAGGAACTGCTCGAAGCGCGGGTCCTGTCGAATCTGCTTCTTCGTCCGGTTGAAGAAGTCCGCGACGTTGAGTTCGATGAGGTCGTTCTCCGGGTCGGCGTGTGCTTCCTCTGCGAGTGCACGGACTGCAGCAGTCTTGCCGACGCCCGGCGGCCCCTGAACCACGAGGTTCATCGGTTCGTCCACGGCGCGACGAAGGCGCTCGCGGACCTCCTGTTGTGGGAGGTCGTCGAGCGTCGGCGCATGCGTCTCGGTCCACAGCGGCGCGTCCATTGGATTTCGGTAACAGTCGGTCGGGTAAGAATCGGTCGGTCCGTCGCACTCGGTGGGGTCTGAGCCCAGAACGATTCGACGCACGTTTAGCCCCGCCGCTATCAGTATCAGCCATGTCCATGCGT
The genomic region above belongs to Haloferax marinisediminis and contains:
- a CDS encoding GNAT family N-acetyltransferase, whose translation is MPIRAATEDDIEAIRRVAKRSWETDYPEILTRETIDAGVEDWYAHEQIADALLPARSLVLVAERDESVVGFAHATWSNDEHEGYILRLYVHPDHRRQGVGSELLERIRGDLSTEGVDRINAMVLAENEPGNTFYEQFGFEFVDEAKTTIGGDSYRENRYALE
- a CDS encoding protein sorting system archaetidylserine decarboxylase, with the protein product MQFAPGYRRFAVPAFLGAAVATFVFPPVGAVLLGVGVFVLWFFRDPDRSPPAESGIISPADGHVSVIRVEDGRIRVGVFMNVTDVHVNRAPVSGTVQDVTHRPGAHKPAFSKDSDKNERVDITVESDDGEYEVSQIAGAFARRIHPYVSAGDDLERGDKIGHIDFGSRADVLLPEGFSSDDIVVEKGESVRAGETVLAKR
- a CDS encoding AAA family ATPase, with amino-acid sequence MDAPLWTETHAPTLDDLPQQEVRERLRRAVDEPMNLVVQGPPGVGKTAAVRALAEEAHADPENDLIELNVADFFNRTKKQIRQDPRFEQFLDGRSRMAKRDMINRVLKESASYAPMSGEYKTIVLDNAEAIREDFQQALRRVMEQHHRTTQFVITTRQPSKLIPPIRSRCFPIPMPAPDDDALEALVADILDAEGIDYDAGGLQFLVDASGGNIRKAILSAQRTANEADEVTMSTVHAALGDVGFDDDLKTLLINARDGDIKDARKTITTLLDDEGYEGQELLRDVLRVADATPERFADGELARLHEIAGQVDLDLSTGIDDRLHITHLLTSWGADVRGEA